A segment of the Pan paniscus chromosome 9, NHGRI_mPanPan1-v2.0_pri, whole genome shotgun sequence genome:
AGAGGTGGAAATTGGTGGCTATGCTCATGGCCGCTGGTGGCACTGAAGAGGTGGAAATTGGTGGCTATGCTCATGGCCGCTGGTGGCATTGAAGAGGGAGAAATTGGTGGCTATGCTCATGGCCGCTGGTGGCATTGAAGCATGGAGCCAGTGCAGGTGGCTTTTGGCACTGGCTGGTGCACTCTACATGGACCTGAGGGCAGCACAGGTGCGGGCCACAAGTGTGCAGGTGCTGTAATTAAAACATTACAGAAAGATGGTGGGGGGTAGAGGACTTATTGAGAAATGTCTGCTCCCAGCTCAGCTTTCCTCAGAGCTGCCTGGAGTTGGTGCTCCTGGGGGCAGCTGGCTCAGTGGGGAAAAGGCTATGACAAACCCTGAGCCTCTGTGTGGCTCTTCGCTGGCTCCACAGCTGCTGCTGGGCCCCATTCTCTTCCCTGTCATGAGACGTTGGCCACCTCATGGGGATATCTTCCTGTCTATCTGCTCACAAGGCACCACTGGCAGCCACTGGGCACACAGTGACTATATCTAGAATGAATGAGCACAACCTCCACCCATGGCTTGATGCAGGATGTTCCCCCACCCCAGAAGGCCCCCTCGGGCCCCTCCCAGTCAACACTACCCAATGGCTAACCCTGCTTCTGTGGCCAGCAAGGCAGTATCTGCCTGGGTTTGAACAGTGTATGAGGAGTCACACCCGGTACACCCTGGGGTGTGGGCTGGTCCTCCAGGAAGCAGATGCCCTGACAGATAGGACTGCGAATGTTTATTAAGGGAAACACTATGGAAAtgagagggagaggaggcagcACCGGGCACGGAGCATAAAACACGTTGGATACTCTTCCAAGATATCACGGCTCAGGAGAGTCTTCCAACGGTCCTGTAAGGTAACAGGATTCTGGTTTATTTCCATGTGATCTTCTTTTGCCCAACATACATTTTGTCTTCTATAAAATATCTGTGCCTCTGCTGAATACATCTGTGGGTGGCTGCATCTGTGTCTGTATATCATGGAGAATAATTATCTACAGATCACAGATACAGATCTCAGAGGTGAACTGTGTATGCATTCCCATAATTTCCTCATCTCGTAAGGATCTGAATTTCAGTCTTGGATATAGGTGCTTTCCCTTATCTTTTATAACAGAGGTTGGAAACCCCGGGCCTGAGCTGTTACACCCTAAGGTTTATTTAATGAACTTCGGTGAATATCTTTTGCTGATCTTCTGAGTGGGAATATTTTCATTTAACCAGCGAGAGGGGTGAGGGTCTAACACCTACCAGCTATTTTGCAAGATGCTTTCTTTATAGGCTTGGTCTCTTAGTCCTCACAATGACCTCATAACCACATCATTCCTGGCTCATTTATAAGGAAGCTGGGGCTCTGAGTCCCACTGAGAGTTGGTGTCTGGGCTCAGGCAGCAGGGACACAGGGAAGGGCGAGGAGTTTGCACGCCAAGCGTGGGAGATGCAAAGCTGGGCGTCGCAGAAGGAGAGGGTGCTGGGGATGAGACGATGCCAGAGCAGCTCAGCATGGGCCTTGATTTCCCCACCAGAGGTGGCCTCATTCTGAAGGCCAAGGCCACAGctccactgcacctgacccatcCTCACTGTTAGTCTCCTTGGGCCTAAAAACTCAGGGAGACAGGGGCCCCTGACAACCAAGTGAAATTTCCCAGACCTCGAGGCATTAACTCACCCTGATTCAAAGCCTCCACACATCCGGGGAAAGATTCATCTTTCCTACAGGTAATGGACTAAAGGCTGTAGGGCAACAAGGAAGTGCTGGCGGCGGTAATTCCCTGTGCGCACGGTGCATCTGAGCTCTCCCACGGGGGCTCTGTGTGGCAGTCATGCAGCCTCCACACCCCTGCTCACAGTGCTTGCTCGGCCAGGAGCAGCCTTCCAGCTCCACCTGAGTGCAACAAGGCCCCATGTGACACCTCCTTGCTTCATCCTTCTCTTCCACAGCCTCCTGTTTATTCCCAGGAGATTCTGTCTCTGCCTTCTGCACCCTGGGTCCCTTCACCTGTGCTTCCATTAGGAGTGGTCAGAGGCTCTGTGTGGGTCTCTCTGCTGCAGGACACAGGATACCCTGCAAGTCAGGGATGGGTCTCATCCCTCACAGAGCTGGTCCTATGGCCCAGGTTCCATACACGCCTGCAGAACTGGTATTTCTGGATTCTATAAGCAatctctggctgggcacagtggctcatgcctgtaatctcagcactttgagaggccaaagtgggcagatggcatgagtctaggagttcgagaccagcctgagcaacatggtgaagcatggtctccacaaaaagtaaaaagaaaaaaattagccagtcatggtggcgcaggcctgtagtaccagctactccagaagcttagatgggaggatcaccagagcactggaggcggaggttgcagtgaatcaggattgcgccactggactccagcctgggtgatagagcgagactttgtccccctaaaataaaaaatactatttcCTCGTCTACAAGAGAACCTTGCTGCCAAGGTCATGATGAGGAAATAATGCAACCGAGAGTGTACTCTCAGAAACTTGAGAAAAGTGACCGCATCTTCAGCCAGTGTTACCATGGCGCTACAGAGCCCTGCAGTACCATCTGTGACATTCCCATTCACCTAAACAAAGGAAACAGGAATCCATTTCACAAGTCAGTTTCTACTGttcagaaaaacaaaccaaatggtgcaggtggaggtggtggtcaAGGTCGCAGTGGCCACATGGGTACAGGAAGTGGCTGAGGTCGCAGAGGACACTCAGGTGAAGGACTTGGTTGAGATAGCAGAGGCCAGCCAAGTGGAGGAGGTCGCTGACGTACTAGAGGAGACCTGGGTGGAGAAGGTGGCTGAAGTCCCAAGGCCACGAGTGGAGACTATTGAAGTACCAGAGGAGACTCATGTGAAAGTGGTTGGGGAGGGGCCAGAGGCcacccaggcaggggaggtggctGAGGCTCCACAGGCTACTAAGTGGAGGAGTAGGCTGAGGTCCCACAGGCCACACAGCAGAAGAAGGTGGATGAGGTCCCAGAGGACAGGCAGCTGCAGGAGGTGGATGAGGTCCCAGAGGACAAAGAGCTTCGGGAAGTGGTCGAGGTCCCAGAGGACAGAGAGTTGTAGGAGATAGTTGAGGTCCCAGAGGACACTCCAGTGGAGGAGGTTGATGAGATCCCAGAGGGCACTCGAGTGCAGGAGGTGGTCGAGGTCCCAGTGGACCCTCTAGTACAGGAGGAGGTTGTTGAGGTTCCAGGGGACACTCGAGTGGAGGAGGTGGTTGAGGTTCCAGGGGACACTCGAGTGAAGGAGGTGGTTGAGGTCCCAGAGGACACTCAAGTGCAGTAGGTAGTTGAAGTCCCAGAGGACACTCGAGTGGAGGAGATGATTGAAGTTCCAGGGGACACTCGAGTGGAGGACACTGCTGAGGTCCATTAGGAAACTTGAGTGGAGGAGGTGTCTGAGTTCTCAGTAAACCTTCAGCTGGAGAAGGTGTTTCAGGTCCCAGAGGGTGTTCGAGTGGAGGACGTATCAGAGGTCCCAGAAAACCTTCAGTTGCAGAGGGTGGTTGACGTCCCAGAGGACacggaggtggaggaggtggctggCAGCCCATCAATGGTCCGGAAGGGCCAGCCATGAGGTAGGGCAAGTAAGGCGATTCTGACAGAGAACAAGGCTCCTGTTCAGCCATGTTGACCTGCAAGGCAGAGGAAGAAATGTTTTGAAACATATAATATGAGGGACAAAACACCAAGACCAACACAAGCTGCACCTCATGCTGCGGGTGATGGTCTCTTGCACCTTCCCCTTCTTCAGGTTCCTCAACAGCAGCATCAGTGCCATAAAGTCTCCCTTCCACTGAGTCCTGCTAACAGCAGAGGAGTGAAAAAAACTCATGGGACAAACTGCTGTCCCCACACGtcactgtgtctgtctgcaaATGTAGGCAGGCTGGGGACCTGTCCCAGGGAAGACAGAGTCATTCCGCAGTAATAAAGCAGCATGTTTCTGACGCAGGGGCATCTGTGTctatcctcattcctccctcacCATCATCACCAGAGCATGCTCCTTGCATCAGATAAACAGAAAGAGAGGAATGGAAAGCCCATTGCTCACACATGAGTCACAGCTATTCTTAAGAGAATGTTCTCCAGGCCTTTCATGTCCTATCACTGATTCTCAGAACTCTGCAAGGTCAGTGTGACCACCCTGCTCCAAATCTAAGAAAATGGAGGCTcccaaaggaaggagaaaattcACCCAGCGTCACACAGCTTCCAAGAGGCAGAGAGGAACCcgattccagctctgcctgcaggacCCTCTCATCCCCCCTCTGCTTCCCTTCTTGACAAAGGGTCTTCTCCACTCTGGAGGCGCCACCTGTGGGCACAAAGGTCTCTGGGGAGATGTGGATTCCTGAAGACCTGCAGGGGAATTGGGAGAGGGTTTTCTCACAGGACGATCCTATGTAGAGAGGTGAGTTTGGCGCAGCTGTCATATTGCTTTTAACTCTCAGGCAATACCAAATTGTAAGTGCACTATGACATAAAAAATAAgtttgtccatggaaaaatgaggGGGGATttctaaacaacagaagttttaaaaatgtgtttaatttcAAGTGTACAAGTCCCATCATGTGTGGTCAGAGGACGCAGCAGCTGTCGAAACTACAGAGGCCACATGAGAATCAGCTTCACTGAGCATCACTGAAGGTCTTCCTTGGGAACTGTCCTTGTAGGCAATGAGTGACGTTCGCTCTTCACTACCTCACAGCCAGGGCACATTTTCTATTGCAAATGTAGAACCTCTGACACCTAGAATATGAGATCAAGGGCACcactgggtgggggtgggggcgatTTTGCACAACGCAGCTACCAACAGAGCTGGGACTACGATGAATTATGGAATTGGCTTTTTCGAAGAGTATTCAAAATTGCACATACTAATGTTGGATTAatgagttttcagtttttttacttctgggattacagcagaTATTCTAAAGGTTAATCACCTACCTTATggcagaagagaaataaaatcatgcaAAAAAGAACACCCTACATATTTTGGAAAGCGGACCCCAGCATATTGGAGTAAAATGGGTCAGTCAGGGCCCCCTGGGTCATGAGACCTACAGCAGTGGAGGTCAGTGGCATCTTCTCGTGTTATTTCTGCAAACAGAACAGTGAAAGCCCTTCAGCCCTCGGGCCCTGAGCATTCATGGCTTCTGCAGGTGCCACCAAAGATGACTAGCAGGGAATGGAGAAGCCTGGAAGCTCATAAGGAcgattttgcttttgaaaaacagaaaaggcacCCCAGAACCCACAGAGCAGAGAACCCacagagcagaggccaggccAGGAGAGGGCGCTGTCGGAAAAGACAAAAGTGTCCTGAAATAGGCAGAGTGAAAATGACTCCAGCATTTATCTTTTATCCATTTCTGATAAAGGGCACAAAGGTAAAAAAGATatttgaccaaaagctctgttgacatcCTGTTAAACAAACACCaatctatttaattttcataatgtaaatggtaGATATCttcataattcttatgctaataaatcatttccctgaaTTTTTTGGAAAACCCAATATTTCTAATGAAGTCCAGAACCATAAATTGttctaaataatttcttcttatttatgattacaagtatacctctacaggAAGTTAGTATACTCACACCAAGGCTAGTTTTCCAGAAGAAAATGCCAAGTGAACAAATTCCCAGGGAAACAACAATAATAGCAAGCATCCAGGGAATTCCAGGAAAGTCAGGCCCAGGATGAAAATGGTCAGGCAGAACATCGATgacctggaataataatagttgaaataatgagaAGGCTCAATGACATTGACAATATTTCAGTCACAAAGACTCATCCTTAGAAACCCTCAACCTCCTCCAAGAAGTAACCACACCCGTCAGATATCACCAGCGAATTCCGCTGCTTCAAGAAGGATTGGAAGTTGACAGTCTTATGTTTCTTGCgtggctggtagtgtttttaagcattgcaaatgtggggtgtCTTTTTTCTTGGTCTAAAGCAGAGaggtccaatcttttggcttcacTGGGCTATATTAAAAGAAGGagagttgtcttgagccacacataaaatacactaacactagaACTAGCTGATGggctaaaaaaaattacaaaaaactcTCATAATGTTTggagaaagtttacaaatttgtgttgggccacattcaaagctgttctGGGCTGCATGCGGCCTGTCacctgtgggttggacaagctaggtataaagtaattatcattttgtaagttactttttaaattgacatataaCATTGGATGTATTTATCATGTATCACATGATAAAAGAATCCCTGTGAATCACATTTCTCTCTTggattatgaatgaatgaatctctgCCATTTAAAGATCACCATAAgtcaaaaaactgaaataaagagATGACTTCATTCAGAAATAAGTTATCAAATTTTAGTGCTTAATAATAACCAAAGTGGAGATCATGAAtatggcatgaatagtgtgggaaTTCTCTAAGATTCTTGATATTAATTCTATTAGATTCTTAAGTGAATGAAGATAAAGACTTCCCTTGAGTAAGTTCAGATGGCTTCTGATAACATTCCTACATagattcctcaggatttaactgTATGTTCTTGAAAACATCTTAATTTTAAGTGcttctttcaagatggtgaattaaatAGAGATAGGCATTCAACAGGTTGGACTCAGCATATGTTGAGTCCAAAATGGAAAGGACTGAGTTAGAGATCTGTGCAACAATGGGAATGATTTCAAAAAACATCGTGCTGAGCAGAATCAGGCAGACACAAAGGAGTAtctatggcatggcatgcatctaTATACGTGAAATTCCAGAAGAAGCAAAATCAACCTATGATGAGAAAGGGATtggctgggaagagggagagttcactttctggggtgatgtAATAttgtagatcttgaaaggggcTTTGGATATGCGGTGTgtgtacttt
Coding sequences within it:
- the LOC134731182 gene encoding basic proline-rich protein-like gives rise to the protein MLAIIVVSLGICSLGIFFWKTSLGVNMAEQEPCSLSESPYLPYLMAGPSGPLMGCQPPPPPPCPLGRQPPSATEGFLGPLIRPPLEHPLGPETPSPAEGLLRTQTPPPLKFPNGPQQCPPLECPLELQSSPPLECPLGLQLPTALECPLGPQPPPSLECPLEPQPPPPLECPLEPQQPPPVLEGPLGPRPPPALECPLGSHQPPPLECPLGPQLSPTTLCPLGPRPLPEALCPLGPHPPPAAACPLGPHPPSSAVWPVGPQPTPPLSSLWSLSHLPCLGGLWPLPNHFHMSLLWYFNSLHSWPWDFSHLLHPGLL